CTCGACTACGTGGCCGCTGTCCGTCAAACGGGTTTGCAGGTGATGACGCAACAGCGCTTCATCTTCGACGACCAGCAATTTCATAACGCTCTCCTGGGCAAATCAAAATCTCCAAAGGCGCGACCGCACTAATGCCAGTCCGTTAAGAGATAGAACAAGCGATGAGTAACCTGTGGCGAGGGAGCTTGCTCCCTCGCCACAGGTTCAGTATCACGCTTAACTGACTGGCATTAATGCGTGCCCGGCGAAGGCGCTCTTAAGGACGCCTTCGCCGGCAAGTCGGATTGCCGCACCGCTGGCTCCTACATGTGTGGGCAACGAAACACTTAGAAAACGTAGTTGGCGGACAGGTACGTCTGGGCGCTGCTGGTCAAATCCAGCGAACCCTGTTTGCTGGCGCCGCGCTCGCTCATCTCAGTGCTGGCATTGCTGCGCAGGTAACGGTAACCCAGCTCGACCGAGGTGTTTTGCGAAACTTGCTGCAATACCCCGAGCTGGCCGCCCAAGGCGTAGCCGATGTCGCTGTCATGGCTGAAACCCGGCGAGTTCTGGCTCAGCTTGGTCAAACCAGCGGTGGCACCGCCGAACAATTGGGTGCTGCCACCCACCGGGTAAAACAAATCGTAGCTGCCCAGCAGGTTTTCCTGACGCAGTTTAATGCCATTGTGCGAGCCCGACACGTTGTCGTAAGTGGCGTAGTAACGGCCCTTGCTGTCTTGCTGGCCCAGACGCACGCCCCAGGTGTTGTCCTTGTCGATCACACCGTCGGCGTTCGGGTGGTTGAGGTTGTCGTTCAGGGCGTTGGATTTTTTAACCTTGTCGCTGGTCTGGCCAAAGGTCAGGCCGGCAAAATGGGTGGTATCGGCATGGGCCGCCACACTGGCGCCCATCATGGTGAAAGCCAGAAACAGTTTTTTGAAGGCAGTCATTGGGGAGTTTCCTCATGCACTATGTGCTTTTTGGGTACCGGGGCAAGGTTACTGCCCCCTCCCTGTACTGCCCCTGAACGCACTCTGAACCTGAGCTGAATCACATCGACTACGCTGTTTTGACAACTCTTAATAAGGAGATTTGATCATGCGTATGTTCCTCGCCCTCGTATTACTGGCGCTGAGTGGGGTCAGCCAGGCTGCCATCCAGACCCAGGAAATTCCCTACCAGAGTGCCGACGGCACCCAGCTGATCGGCTATTACGCCTACGACGACGCCATCAAAGGCCCGCGCCCGGGCGTAGTGGTGGTGCATGAATGGTGGGGCCTCAACGACTACGCCAAGCGCCGCGCCCGTGATCTGGCCGGTCTGGGCTACAGCGCGCTGGCGATCGACATGTTTGGCGATGGCAAGAACACCGAACACGCCAAGGACGCCATGGCCTTCATGCAAGCCGCATTGAAGGACAGCGCTGCAGCCAGCGCGCGGTTTCAGGCCGGGCTCGATTTGCTGAAAAAACAGCCGCAAACCGATCCGGACAAACTGGCGGCCATCGGTTATTGCTTTGGCGGCAAAGTGGTGCTGGATGCGGCGCGTCAGGGTTTGCCGCTGGCGGGCGTGGTGAGTTTCCACGGCGCGCTGGTGACCAATACGCCAGCGACACCTGGCAGTGTGAAGGCGAAAGTCCTGGTGGAGCATGGTGCGCTGGACAGCATGGTCACGGCGGAAAACGTGATGGCATTCAAAGCGGAAATGGACAAGGCCAAGGCCGATTACAAGTTCGTCACCCTCGAAGGCGCCAAGCATGGGTTCAGCAATCCCGAGGCGGATCGTCTGAGCCATGGCGACCACGGCGGGCCGGACATTGGTTACAGCAAGACCGCGGATGAGAAGTCTTGGGCGGACATGCAGGCGTTTTTCAAGAAGATATTCGGCTGACACAATGATCGTTCCCACGGTCCCCGTGGGAATGCAGCCCGGGACGCTCCGCGTCCCTTCGACGGTGTGACGCAGAGCGTCACTGGATGCGTTCCCACGCAGAGCGTGGGAACGATCACCTTGGGACTACCCAGCCTCAAGGCAACCCGGCAAAATGCCCGTCATGAATCCCGTCCCCGCCCTACCCGTCTGCTGCACCCCACTCGACGCCCATTGGCCGCTGCCGTTTGTGCTGCCCGATACGGTCTTGTTGGGTACCCACTTTGATACCAAGCAACTGGCCAGCGATGATTTCCAGCGCAGCGCCATCGAGCCGCCCGCGAGCATCCAGCGTTCAGTGCCCAAGCGCCAGGCCGAGTTTCTCGCCGGGCGGGTCTGCGCTCGGGCGGCGTTGCAACAACTGGAGGGGCTGAGTTTCATCCCGGCCATCGGCGAAGACCGCGCACCGGTGTGGCCGGCGCATATCACCGGTTCGATCACCCACAGCACCGGCCGGGCCGCAGCGATTGTCGCGAACAAGGCGCACTGGCGCGGTTTGGGGATGGACCTGGAAAACCTGCTCGACGCGGAACGCGCCGAACGCCTGGCCGGGGAAATTCTCACCGGGCCTGAGTTGCAGCGCATGGCTGGCGGTGCTCGTGATCAATTGGCACTGTGGGTGACGCTGACGTTTTCGGTGAAAGAAAGCCTGTTCAAGGCGCTCTACCCGATCGTTCAACAGCGCTTCTATTTCGAACACGCCGAAGTGCTGGAGTGGAGCGAAGGAGGTGAAGTGCGGTTGCGGTTGCTGACCGACCTGTCCAGTGAATGGTGTAACGGCACTGAGCTGGATGCGCAATTTGCCGTGATGGATGGGCAGTTGTTGAGTCTGGTCAGTATCAAGGTTTGAGGGTTTGTAGCGCTTTCAGGGCCTCTTCGCGGGCAAGCCTCGCTCCTACGGATACGGATCGGGGCCGTTCACACATCTCGTTATCGAGATAACCTTGCGGCGATCCGACTTGCCCGCGAAGGCGATTATCCAGACACACGACCTCAACGCCGTTCCTGATTCCTCGGCCAGCTCAAACTGAAACAGGCCCCACCCAGGCTTTTGCTTTTGCTGATCAACGCTCGCCCGTCATGCCAATGGATGATCCGCCGCACAATCGATAACCCCAACCCATGCCCGCCCGAAGCGCGGGTGCGGCTGTCATCGAGGCGCAGGAACGGGGTGAAGATTTTCTCCCAGGCCGTTTCCGGCACGCCCGGCCCATCATCCTCGACATCCACCCGACAACGCTGCTGCCCCACCTGATAACTGACGGTCACCCGTGAATGAGCGTGGCGCATGGCGTTAGTCACCAGATTCTGCAACGCTCGGTGCAGGTAACGCGGCTCGGCCTCGACCCAGGCGTCGTCGCAATCGGCGGCCGACAAGCACAAGCCGCGCTGCACCGTGACCTCGGCGCGCAGCGGCGCCAGTTCTTCGATCACTTGATTGACCAACGCATCCAGATCGATCCGCTGAAAATTCAGCGCCGGCGAACCTTGCTCCAGCCGCGCATAAGTGAGCATCTCATCGACCAGCCGATCGAGGTCCTCGATGTCGTGGTCCATCCCTTCGCGGTACTTCTCCAGCGCCTCAGGCGTGGTGGCCGAACCGATCATCTCCAGGCCAAAACGCAAACGCGCCACCGGCGTGCGCAGCTCGTGAGACACCGCGCGCACCAGTTCTCGCTGAATCGCCAATAACTGTTGCAGGTGCTCGGCCATGCCGTTGAACGCAGAGGCCAGGCGCCCCACCGAATCCGCGCCGCGTGCTGGTACGCGAGTTTCCAGGCTGCCCTGGGCGATCCGTGTGGCGGCGGCTTCCAGCCCGCGCAAACGGCGTTCCAGCTGACGCACCAATAGATAGACAATCAAACCGATCAGGCTCAGGCCAAGGGCCGCGATCAGCACCAGCCACTCAGTCGGGTAAGGATTCATCTGGTACAGCGGGCCGATTTCCAGCACCCACGGCGTGCCGACCATGCCGGCGAACACCCGGATCGAATCGCCGCCCTTGCCCAGTGCCATCACCGTGTCGCCTTCGGATACTCGGCGGCTCTGGTCTTCGTCCATGTCGGCCTGATCGACAGTCACCAAGCGCAGATCGAAGCCGAACCCCTTCTCTTCCTTTAACTGCGCCAGACGTTTGGGCTGCTCGGCCACCGGGTAGCGCACCAGTTCATCGGCCAGCAGGTAAATGGTCGCCCGCGCCAATTGTTCGCTGATCTGCTGGACTTCCCCGGTGAGCACCAATTGTTCCTTGTCACTGACCAAGCGATAAACCTTCGCCGCGTGGGGGCCGGTCTGCTCCACCAAGGCCTGGCCGCGCAGCACGCGGGTGCGCTGGGTCAGGTCGAGGTCGGTCTGAGGAAATGTCTTCAGCGCCAACGGAATGCCGAGCAAGCGCTCCCACACCAGCAGCGCCCGACGGCGCTCGGTTTCGTTCATCGGTTGCAGGTTGTCGGCCATCAGCGAGAACGTGCCGTGGGCCAGGCGCTCGCGGTACTGCTCGCTACGCACCTGATTGAGCAAATGCAAGGCCAGCACGCCGAGCACGGCCACCAGAATCAGCGCCGCGCACATGCCGCCATAAATACGCAGAAAGATCGAGTTCACAGCGTGCAAGCTTCCGGCACGAACAGATAACCTTTGCTGCGGATGGTTTTGATCAGCCGCGGATGCTCCGGGTCATCACCGATCTTCGGCCGGATACGTGAAATACGCACGTCGATGGAGCGGTCCTGACCGTCATAACCGATGCCGCGCAGCGCGGTGAAAATTTCTTCGCGAGACAGAATACGCCCGGCGTTGGCCACCAGCAGCCAGAGCAAATCGAACTCGGCACTGGTCAACTCGATGCCTTTGTCATGCAGCCAGGCCTCGCGCAACGCGTTGTCCACCACCAACGGGCCGAACTGCAGACGCCGTTGTTTTTCCGGAGCGGTTTCAGGGGGTTCACTGCGCCGTAACAAGGCCTGGATGCGCGCCAGCAGCAGGCGTGGGCGAACCGGTTTGCAGACGTAGTCATCCGCGCCGAGGTCCAGGCCGAGGATTTGATCAGTGTCATCGGTGCGCGCAGTGAGCATCAGGATCGGGCCGTCAAACTTGTCGCGAACCTTGCGGCAAATGCTCAGGCCATCTTCGCCCGGCAGCATCAGGTCGAGGATCACCAGGTCCGGTTTTTCCTTGACGATGCGTGCCGCGGCAAGCGCGCCGTTGCCCTCGATCGAGACGCGCAGGCCATTGGCTTCGAGGTAGTCGCGGGTCAGTTCGGCCAGACGCTGGTCGTCCTCGACAATCAATACCCGCCAGGCTTCTTGCTCCACGATGACCTCTGCTTGCCAACATCACTTTAAAGGGAAGGATCCACCCGTCTTTTTGTAATGATTGGGGAGGATAAGAATGCATCTGCATTGGCCGATTGTATAAACGGCGCACGTCTGGAACACAAGCGGGTAAATGCGTTCGGACACAGCGGTTTTTTGTGATAGGGTTCGCGCCCTTAAAAATCCGAATGACTGTTTTCACCCGTGGAAAATCACTGAAAAAAGCTTCAATCCAGCTAGATCGCGGCCTACACGCCGGCTCCCCCTTTCACACACAATTTACGCACAGGTTTATCCACAGGCAGTACGTTGCATTCACCCCCCGAAACGCATTATCTTGTAGCCCGCGCGTTGAAAAATCGCTACATATAGGGTTTTACGCGGCAAACCAAACACAAACCGGACAGCAATTTCAAGCGCTTTTCATGTGTCTTTCCGGTTGAACCAAACGAATTTTTCGAAGACCAAACCGCGCGTGCGGATGGCTACTGTATTTCGGCCCAAAGTGGTGAAAACGGTACGGGTGTTGCAGTCATTACTGACACCTCGAAAGGAATGCGGTTTCGAGCACAGGCTCGTACCGAAACTTCGGCAAGGACGGCCTCATTAGCCTTTTTCCTACTGTCCCGAAGTTGTTATGCCCGACGCCCGTCGGTTGTAGTGCTTCAGGACAGAACGGTGGGCACCGTGATGGTGCCCAAACAAACATAGAGAATGTGGAGACAACCCCCCCATGCAAACCGATACAACTCGCGAGAACCCGCAGGGCACCTTGCCGCAGGCCGCCGATTCGACTTCGGATCTGTCCGCTACCGCGCCTGGCCAACTGCGCGTGATCAAGCGTAACGGGACTGTCGTTCCTTACACCGATGACAAGATCACCGTCGCCATCACCAAAGCGTTTCTTGCAGTTGAAGGCGGCACCGCTGCCGCTTCGTCGCGCATCCACGACACCGTTGCCCGCCTGACCGAACAGGTCACCGCGACCTTCAAGCGTCGCATGCCATCGGGCGGCACCATCCACATCGAAGAAATCCAGGACCAGGTCGAACTGGCCCTGATGCGTGCCGGCGAGCAGAAAGTGGCGCGCGACTATGTGATCTACCGTGACGGCCGTTCCAAGGAACGCGCAGCACACAAACCGGCCGAAGAAGCGGTCAACGCTCACCCATCGATCCGCATCACCCGCGCCGATGGCAGCCTGGCACCTCTGGACATGGGTCGCCTGAACACCATCGTCACCGAAGCGTGCGAAGGCCTGGAAGAAGTCGATGGCGATCTGATCCAGCGCGAAACCCTGAAGAACCTGTACGACGGCGTGGCCCTGTCCGACGTCAACACCGCCCTGGTGATGACTGCCCGTACCCTGGTTGAGCGTGAGCCGAACTACTCGTTCGTGACCGCTCGCCTGCTGATGGATACCCTGCGTGCCGAAGGCCTGAACTTCCTGGGCGTCGCCGAGAGCGCGACCCACCACGAAATGGTCGACCTGTACGCCAAGGCGCTGCCTGCATACATCGCCAAAGGTATCGAATTCGAATTGCTGAACCCGGTTCTGGCGTCCTTCGACCTGGAAAAACTCGGCAAGGCGATCAACCACGAGCGCGATCAGCAGTTCACGTACCTGGGCCTGCAAACCCTGTACGACCGTTACTTCATCCACAAGGACGGTATCCGCTTCGAACTGCCACAGATTTTCTTCATGCGCGTGGCCATGGGCCTGGCAATCGAAGAGAAGAACAAAGAAGACCGTGCGATCGAGTTCTACAACCTGCTGTCGTCCTTCGACTACATGTCGTCGACCCCGACCCTGTTCAACGCCGGTACTTTGCGTCCACAGCTGTCGAGCTGCTACCTGACCACCGTGCCGGATGACCTGTCGGGCATCTACCACGCGATCCACGACAACGCCATGTTGTCGAAATTCGCGGGCGGCCTGGGCAACGACTGGACGCCGGTTCGCGCGCTGGGCTCGTACATCAAGGGCACCAACGGCAAATCCCAGGGCGTTGTACCGTTCCTGAAAGTCGTGAACGACACCGCCGTCGCCGTTAACCAGGGTGGCAAGCGCAAAGGCGCTGTGTGTGCTTACCTGGAAACCTGGCACATGGACATCGAGGAGTTCATCGAACTCCGTAAGAACACCGGTGATGATCGCCGTCGTACCCACGACATGAACACCGCCAACTGGATCCCTGACCTGTTCATGAAGCGCGTCTTCGATGACGGCCCGTGGACCCTGTTCTCGCCAT
The window above is part of the Pseudomonas sp. B21-048 genome. Proteins encoded here:
- a CDS encoding response regulator, producing MEQEAWRVLIVEDDQRLAELTRDYLEANGLRVSIEGNGALAAARIVKEKPDLVILDLMLPGEDGLSICRKVRDKFDGPILMLTARTDDTDQILGLDLGADDYVCKPVRPRLLLARIQALLRRSEPPETAPEKQRRLQFGPLVVDNALREAWLHDKGIELTSAEFDLLWLLVANAGRILSREEIFTALRGIGYDGQDRSIDVRISRIRPKIGDDPEHPRLIKTIRSKGYLFVPEACTL
- a CDS encoding dienelactone hydrolase family protein produces the protein MRMFLALVLLALSGVSQAAIQTQEIPYQSADGTQLIGYYAYDDAIKGPRPGVVVVHEWWGLNDYAKRRARDLAGLGYSALAIDMFGDGKNTEHAKDAMAFMQAALKDSAAASARFQAGLDLLKKQPQTDPDKLAAIGYCFGGKVVLDAARQGLPLAGVVSFHGALVTNTPATPGSVKAKVLVEHGALDSMVTAENVMAFKAEMDKAKADYKFVTLEGAKHGFSNPEADRLSHGDHGGPDIGYSKTADEKSWADMQAFFKKIFG
- a CDS encoding porin family protein, giving the protein MTAFKKLFLAFTMMGASVAAHADTTHFAGLTFGQTSDKVKKSNALNDNLNHPNADGVIDKDNTWGVRLGQQDSKGRYYATYDNVSGSHNGIKLRQENLLGSYDLFYPVGGSTQLFGGATAGLTKLSQNSPGFSHDSDIGYALGGQLGVLQQVSQNTSVELGYRYLRSNASTEMSERGASKQGSLDLTSSAQTYLSANYVF
- a CDS encoding ribonucleoside-diphosphate reductase subunit alpha; this encodes MQTDTTRENPQGTLPQAADSTSDLSATAPGQLRVIKRNGTVVPYTDDKITVAITKAFLAVEGGTAAASSRIHDTVARLTEQVTATFKRRMPSGGTIHIEEIQDQVELALMRAGEQKVARDYVIYRDGRSKERAAHKPAEEAVNAHPSIRITRADGSLAPLDMGRLNTIVTEACEGLEEVDGDLIQRETLKNLYDGVALSDVNTALVMTARTLVEREPNYSFVTARLLMDTLRAEGLNFLGVAESATHHEMVDLYAKALPAYIAKGIEFELLNPVLASFDLEKLGKAINHERDQQFTYLGLQTLYDRYFIHKDGIRFELPQIFFMRVAMGLAIEEKNKEDRAIEFYNLLSSFDYMSSTPTLFNAGTLRPQLSSCYLTTVPDDLSGIYHAIHDNAMLSKFAGGLGNDWTPVRALGSYIKGTNGKSQGVVPFLKVVNDTAVAVNQGGKRKGAVCAYLETWHMDIEEFIELRKNTGDDRRRTHDMNTANWIPDLFMKRVFDDGPWTLFSPSEVPDLHDLTGKAFEERYEYYEALSQYPGKIKLFKTIQAKDLWRKMLSMLFETGHPWLTFKDPCNLRSPQQHVGVVHSSNLCTEITLNTNKDEIAVCNLGSINLPNHIVDGKLDTAKLERTVNTAVRMLDNVIDINYYSVPQAKNSNFRHRPVGLGIMGFQDALYLQHIPYGSDAAVEFADKSMEAVSYYAIQASCDLADERGAYETFQGSLWSKGILPLDSQQILIEQRGQKYIDVDLNESLDWAPVRARVQKGIRNSNIMAIAPTATIANITGVSQSIEPTYQNLYVKSNLSGEFTVINPYLVRDLKARGLWDSVMINDLKYYDGSVQQIERIPQELKELYATAFEVDTKWIVDAASRRQKWIDQAQSLNLYIAGASGKKLDVTYRMAWYRGLKTTYYLRALAATSTEKSTINTGKLNAVSSGGNHGDDSVLAAPAGPAPVPKACAIDEPDCEACQ
- a CDS encoding 4'-phosphopantetheinyl transferase, coding for MNPVPALPVCCTPLDAHWPLPFVLPDTVLLGTHFDTKQLASDDFQRSAIEPPASIQRSVPKRQAEFLAGRVCARAALQQLEGLSFIPAIGEDRAPVWPAHITGSITHSTGRAAAIVANKAHWRGLGMDLENLLDAERAERLAGEILTGPELQRMAGGARDQLALWVTLTFSVKESLFKALYPIVQQRFYFEHAEVLEWSEGGEVRLRLLTDLSSEWCNGTELDAQFAVMDGQLLSLVSIKV
- a CDS encoding ATP-binding protein → MNSIFLRIYGGMCAALILVAVLGVLALHLLNQVRSEQYRERLAHGTFSLMADNLQPMNETERRRALLVWERLLGIPLALKTFPQTDLDLTQRTRVLRGQALVEQTGPHAAKVYRLVSDKEQLVLTGEVQQISEQLARATIYLLADELVRYPVAEQPKRLAQLKEEKGFGFDLRLVTVDQADMDEDQSRRVSEGDTVMALGKGGDSIRVFAGMVGTPWVLEIGPLYQMNPYPTEWLVLIAALGLSLIGLIVYLLVRQLERRLRGLEAAATRIAQGSLETRVPARGADSVGRLASAFNGMAEHLQQLLAIQRELVRAVSHELRTPVARLRFGLEMIGSATTPEALEKYREGMDHDIEDLDRLVDEMLTYARLEQGSPALNFQRIDLDALVNQVIEELAPLRAEVTVQRGLCLSAADCDDAWVEAEPRYLHRALQNLVTNAMRHAHSRVTVSYQVGQQRCRVDVEDDGPGVPETAWEKIFTPFLRLDDSRTRASGGHGLGLSIVRRIIHWHDGRALISKSKSLGGACFSLSWPRNQERR